The Helicoverpa armigera isolate CAAS_96S chromosome 25, ASM3070526v1, whole genome shotgun sequence genome has a window encoding:
- the LOC126055630 gene encoding uncharacterized protein LOC126055630, translating to MIMTTSKDMYTYLKNKLKFKRIETIIVPTCKSDLLQNNKIEDDLQSMLRPLNFMQNILLYAKYSIRNNHIYCNTYFYNCFSLFSWFIYRCFSLIHLISVIKSAASGKKGWGEHSTRYFIFASVVDYVIFVIGDLTRAFLNITQSQHNVSLILKIQHVLEALQIDKFKLKYYVIFNWSFIIFINSCFIVFFCFFVYTFDDVSVFDIFAGYISINHDTNIMFTIFFLKLMTKMLRVWIKKVENSRNLDNLARNEDWDILFDVFANIQEAYTILDKSCRLMITYYTLFVSYLSLRNVSMVLCIRSFLDLQSRFIFLPVATQMWNMKNIAMVILLAIECENFYAALRDVESTCVMFIQARHRHDPNVCKNVLRVQRAMFHKMSACGFFDVDAQLPLQLCSFLTSYTIVLLQFAYL from the exons ATGATCATGACAACTTCAAAGGACatgtatacctatttaaaaaataaattgaagtttaAAAGAATAGAAACTATAATTGTTCCAACATGTAAATctgatttattacaaaataacaaaatagagGATGATCTACAATCGATGCTGAGGCCTTTGAATTTcatgcaaaatattttactttacgCCAAGTATTCCATTCGTAACAATCATATCTATTGCAATACTTATTTCTACAACTGTTTTAGTTTGTTTAGCTGGTTTATTTATAGATGTTTCAGCTTGATTCATTTAATCAGTGTTATTAAAAGTGCTGCTAGCGGAAAGAAAGGATGGGGCGAGCACTCCACGCGGTACTTTATTTTTGCCAGTGTTGTGGACTATGTAATTTTCGTAATCGGAGATTTGACTCGTGCATTCTTGAATATCACCCAAAGTCAGCATAATGTCTCTTTAATCCTCAAAATCCAGCACGTGCTCGAAGCCTTACAAATTGATAAATTCAAACTTAAATATTATGTGATCTTCAACTGGtctttcattatatttatcaatagttgttttatagttttcttCTGCTTTTTCGTTTATACTTTTGATGATGTCAGTGTTTTCGATATATTTGCGGGGTATATTTCTATCAACCATGACACAAATATTATGTTCACGATATTCTTTTTGAAACTGATGACTAAAATGCTTCGTGTGTGGataaaaaaagtagaaaattcgAGAAACCTTGATAATTTAGCAAGAAACGAGGACTGGGATATATTGTTTGATGTATTTGCGAATATTCAAGAAGCTTACACGATCTTAGACAAGAGTTGTCGACTAATG ATAACTTATTATACATTGTTTGTATCGTACCTCAGTTTGCGTAACGTCTCCATGGTCCTGTGTATAAGATCATTTTTAGATCTACAATCACGA ttcATCTTCCTGCCGGTGGCGACACAGATGTGGAATATGAAAAACATCGCCATGGTAATTTTGTTAGCTATAGAGTGCGAGAATTTCTATGCTGCGTTAAGAGATGTTGAGAGCACCTGCGTGATGTTCATACAGGCAAGACACCGTCATG ATCCAAATGTTTGCAAGAACGTGCTAAGAGTACAGCGTGCTATGTTTCATAAGATGagcgcttgcggcttcttcgaCGTAGACGCCCAGTTGCCACTGCAGTTATGCAGTTTTCTCACGTCCTACACTATTGTCTTGTTACAATTTGCGTATCTTTGA
- the LOC110377089 gene encoding NF-X1-type zinc finger protein NFXL1 gives MARRYKDAAAKLQQNVQKHLNQMKELSSSEDEEPCESSVLEGVFQSYWRGGGDTHMLNRTKNLLEEAISGRAVTCLICIGSIKKTHAIWTCDHCFSYFHLSCIQKWSNDSISLRSEESHGPIAVIKQQKIEWCCPKCRNSYSKEEIPRKYRCFCGKTDNPQNHPWLIPHTCGEVCEKRLSTGDNCKHRCLLLCHPGPCPPCPQTVNGTCFCQKEHKRVRCSAEKWSCGQLCKKTLLCKTHKCENVCHAGDCDDCSYTSIQPCQCGNEKAKRPCNDPFWQCKKPCNKLFSCGYHKCERVCHSGDCGMCPNSGMLSCPCGANKRFVQCPDVMETCLGTCGKNHDGCEHSCPEKCHNGNCPPCQVLVSKECHCATHTRSLPCSKDYKCDTKCRGIRSCGKHGCGRKCCNGNCPPCEKTCDKGLQCGRHKCTNICHRGPCYPCPLESKVTCRCKETYVRVPCGRERQTKPPKCHLPCKIKYKCGHSAENKHSCHFGDCPPCKAICQKQYAKCGHQCKSVCHEYVAVLFKQVEKPATPWEVQPPKTKIMTLDCPPCDTPVPMVCFGEHETDNQPCHSAIRRPCGRECGKPLACGNHKCTLLCHLYSPVPEYANVPSSCRPCNRECSVPRPEKCAHKCSIRACHPGPCRPCEILERLACHCGVTEIYLRCRELSEATEEKLSCKQQCPKNLECGHRCRNSCHSGPCGNQVCTKKTKVHCPCGNIKKEAPCNAVRSGETKILCDQTCEAKKIAAKIEQEKEKQRLKELEEEKNRKELAEYEWKLSGKKKKYKEKKMVVDKDDRSFLKRYWVPISSFLFMMLASVYYIFYV, from the coding sequence ATGGCTCGAAGATACAAAGACGCCGCTGCAAAATTGCAGCAAAATGTTCAGAAACACTTAAACCAAATGAAGGAACTCTCGTCTTCGGAGGATGAGGAGCCTTGCGAGTCCAGCGTTCTAGAAGGCGTGTTCCAGAGCTACTGGCGTGGAGGCGGCGACACTCACATGCTGAACAGGACCAAGAACCTTCTCGAAGAAGCCATCAGCGGCCGCGCAGTGACTTGTCTCATATGCATAGGTTCCATTAAAAAAACTCACGCGATCTGGACTTGTGACCATTGCTTCTCCTATTTCCATCTATCTTGTATACAAAAGTGGTCAAATGACAGCATTAGCTTACGTAGTGAAGAATCTCACGGCCCTATTGCtgtaataaaacaacagaaaattgAATGGTGCTGCCCTAAGTGCCGGAATTCGTATTCCAAAGAAGAAATTCCACGGAAGTACCGTTGTTTCTGCGGTAAAACTGATAATCCGCAAAACCACCCTTGGCTTATACCTCATACTTGCGGAGAGGTCTGTGAAAAAAGGCTGTCTACTGGTGATAATTGTAAACATAGATGTTTGCTGTTATGTCACCCTGGTCCATGTCCGCCGTGCCCACAAACTGTGAATGGAACATGTTTTTGTCAAAAGGAACACAAGAGAGTGAGGTGTAGTGCTGAAAAATGGTCCTGTGGTCAGCTGTGTAAGAAAACCCTTTTGTGTAAAACTCATAAATGTGAAAATGTGTGTCATGCAGGTGATTGTGATGACTGCAGCTACACAAGCATACAGCCTTGCCAGTGTGGCAATGAGAAAGCTAAAAGACCATGTAATGATCCATTCTGGCAGTGCAAGAAaccttgtaataaattattttcttgtggATATCATAAATGTGAGAGAGTTTGTCATTCAGGTGACTGTGGAATGTGTCCTAACTCAGGAATGTTATCATGTCCGTGCGGGGCCAACAAGAGATTTGTTCAATGCCCTGATGTTATGGAGACATGCTTAGGTACTTGTGGGAAAAATCATGATGGATGTGAGCACAGCTGCCCAGAAAAGTGTCACAATGGCAACTGTCCACCTTGCCAAGTCCTGGTATCTAAAGAGTGCCACTGTGCAACCCACACAAGGTCATTACCATGTAGCAAAGATTATAAATGTGACACCAAGTGCAGAGGCATAAGATCATGTGGTAAACATGGGTGTGGAAGAAAGTGCTGTAATGGGAACTGCCCTCCATGTGAGAAAACTTGTGATAAAGGACTGCAGTGCGGTAGGCACAAGTGCACCAATATCTGTCACCGTGGCCCATGTTACCCATGCCCCCTGGAATCTAAAGTAACTTGCAGATGCAAAGAAACCTATGTAAGAGTCCCATGTGGACGGGAACGCCAAACAAAACCTCCAAAATGTCACTTACCatgcaaaattaaatacaagtgTGGTCATAGTGcagaaaataaacattcttGCCACTTTGGTGACTGTCCACCATGTAAAGCAATTTGTCAAAAGCAGTATGCAAAATGTGGTCATCAGTGTAAGTCAGTGTGTCATGAATATGTTGCAGTGTTGTTCAAACAAGTGGAAAAACCTGCAACTCCATGGGAAGTACAACCTCCAAAGACGAAGATTATGACCTTAGATTGTCCACCATGTGATACTCCTGTACCTATGGTTTGTTTTGGAGAACATGAAACCGATAACCAGCCTTGCCATTCAGCAATACGGCGGCCATGTGGAAGAGAGTGTGGAAAACCACTGGCCTGTGGAAACCACAAGTGTACTTTACTTTGTCATTTATATAGCCCTGTTCCTGAGTATGCCAATGTGCCTTCTAGTTGCAGACCATGCAATAGAGAGTGCTCTGTTCCTCGTCCTGAGAAGTGTGCCCATAAGTGTTCTATCCGGGCATGTCATCCAGGCCCATGCCGTCCATGTGAGATACTTGAGCGTTTAGCTTGCCACTGTGGAGTAACAGAGATATACCTCCGTTGCCGAGAATTATCTGAAGCTACTGAGGAGAAGCTGTCATGCAAGCAACAATGTCCTAAGAACTTAGAATGTGGTCACCGTTGCCGTAATTCTTGCCATTCAGGACCTTGTGGCAACCAGGTGTGCACTAAGAAAACCAAAGTCCATTGCCCATGTGGTAATATAAAAAAGGAAGCCCCTTGCAACGCAGTCAGAAGCGGAGAAACTAAGATACTGTGCGATCAAACCTGTGAAGCTAAGAAGATAGCTGCTAAAATAGagcaagaaaaagaaaaacagagATTAAAAGAATTAGAGGAAGAGAAGAATCGTAAAGAGTTAGCAGAATATGAGTGGAAACTTAGTGgcaagaagaaaaaatataaggagAAGAAGATGGTTGTTGATAAAGATGATAGGAGTTTCCTGAAGAGATATTGGGTACCCATATCATCATTCCTATTTATGATGCTAGCCtcagtatattatattttttatgtataa
- the Blo gene encoding zinc finger CCCH domain-containing protein 13, with amino-acid sequence MTDEIVKADNAEEGDQIANEKVDTETKEPKESKPRTVSFNRDVHVKRFDKPRATRTTSSDQPKSIRKEPFTHLSEKELIEEANKVRAQADGITCTSDHPPEKFFSLPHRRKKDNRVGRRNSDEGTPEKTPLGRSTSDVSNKKRKERTSLSTLFRRAQTNKVPDAPVVVATKPITVVKRSKSDVSDLKSNTNLNTQNKPIRKRSGSETEEFLKSLRNKKSQLSPIIESSPREDYFKKTPPLDVYQKQKSALKENKSEETKAEGKKVNPVEKPPRYKTPEKPEPKAPTRAKKSKSQEKEKEKSPQITETPKRKTEVKKTLLVDEIDSTKNKDTHPVEVKDRIKDSIRKIEENVYGDKEMIHSSQQPPDKPPLTRGHTVDHLVRILKEDQSSPPPKSHLISPPNGTNINQPFSYLKPSVSPDPNLFARNTSPDRVPSPVNKMDKGIVYAHVVRDNDTHINNRLNKQTVHKTYSPSREKYGNFSDEDEGLGYEERHKFTKTRMYDYDYKNKENDNFNTFEPTYNITDSPIRPRFREYKLTSFEEFEPTYANEYSPKEKSPDLSNQYRGRGDGMDTKKKQYEPETTKVDLDFNELSHRRQLLESRLNARRLDRDRNVEEPISRYLPEDPIYEAEKRMQATERYVNETVRYYRNTLERDGFAESSVTEDYNKYDSDNHKVKYNTESRTFQKVPKGELDRREFIDRLEPRFKGNKKDFPPEPEYEPPSLESNTGKPLLTPDEYKEKKYKAKKQLTSSHDVLQTGQKYKGKDEYFGKRKGHYSSNPEIAQEREEEYANLPKYADSYHSLRRAKNKERYKEEFGMRRHDSGDSREYYRDDRSPRRYDIDNRLVDSGIENDFRKDSSGEIHRTRHRRHESDDDVRDTSLFLASERQHTEDNYPTEQIYANGEYLARFKDYREDGVRKEYRGRDRSADEGSHFDPKVNRYEKSPSRLDEKVSAKPPKAKKLTGLEKMKQLFSRDSSKKSKKEKETVQPKNRTRVLKSPEHLAHDDSDYRRYTDPEPSDIVVKKIEYDYKADERRYRSSREDLDRYRSSDPRDSDPERKYREEYNGRYDKTLKEDRRYKERKEEKRRYHSSDRESDRQSRPSDGESDLRKSRSRPSDVESDLRKSRSRPSDGESDLRKSRSRPLDSPALAERYRERRRLATPSPTPSPPRRQIAPTPPASGNWFKSLDRLTRKKGKSTKVEKESIITTEDEAPRKTYPKPAKPLTSPAKNLRFFGDTDPDSDANVKPVNETKRYTHTKHGTLRKTISNSSTGLDEVDHSELTNKSYSLSNLHREDKSESPNSKQYKRNLQNISEIQSNSETESQFDRKVNSKPPISPYERSRSQSNSKTLKGSKGDVRRRHDERGSSSELRGSKQELSREMKHRRRTPVTNSGESSTEGDSSHQSQRSVVYLHATTVGDIPDPGRITRNRSRDDVSSVNSSNLQVRSTTKSFSIFAPWTPKHYNDQHDVHYAQRPRKAKPKEIVKKASSTRTLTEDKPATLQKNKSYSQTTLTRRPQNSRLTSSSTTLYKKSDKRNKERESSSTTPRKSVTRDGKKSQSSELISRESDRERVSRSISMPKDNNKKAGWFKLSSKNKKPEINTRVR; translated from the exons ATAAGCCGCGTGCTACGCGGACCACATCATCCGACCAACCTAAATCAATAAGGAAGGAACCATTCACTCATCTCTCAGAAAAAGAATTAATCGAAGAAGCTAACAAAGTCCGAGCCCAAGCCGACGGCATCACATGCACCTCCGACCATCCACCTGAAAAGTTCTTCTCTTTACCACACAGAAGGAAAAAGGACAATAGAGTTGGTAGAAGAAACAGTGACGAAGGCACACCGGAGAAAACTCCTCTTGGACGATCCACCAGcgatgtaagtaataaaaagagaaaagaaaGGACATCGCTGTCAACTCTATTCCGAAGAGCGCAGACAAACAAGGTCCCTGATGCACCAGTCGTTGTTGCTACCAAGCCTATTACCGTTGTCAAGAGAAGCAAAAGTGACGTTTCTGATTTAAAGTCTAACACAAATCTTAACACCCAAAATAAACCAATTCGTAAAAGATCCGGCAGCGAAACTGAGGAGTTCCTAAAGTCTTTAAGAAATAAGAAGTCTCAGCTATCGCCCATCATTGAAAGTTCACCGCGAGAGGATTACTTCAAAAAGACGCCTCCACTAGACgtgtatcaaaaacaaaagtctgcgttaaaagaaaataaatctgaaGAAACAAAAGCTGAAGGTAAGAAAGTTAATCCCGTTGAAAAGCCGCCCAGATATAAAACTCCTGAAAAACCAGAGCCCAAGGCACCAACAAGGGCTAAGAAGAGCAAGTCACaagaaaaggaaaaagaaaaatccCCTCAAATAACTGAAACACCTAAACGGAAAACCGAAGTAAAGAAAACATTACTCGTGGATGAGATCGATTCGACAAAGAATAAAGATACCCATCCCGTTGAAGTCAAAGATAGAATTAAAGATAGTATAAGGAAAATTGAAGAAAACGTTTATGGTGATAAAGAAATGATACATAGTAGCCAGCAGCCACCTGATAAGCCGCCTTTGACTCGAGGGCATACGGTTGATCATTTAGTGCGTATCTTAAAGGAAGATCAGTCTTCACCACCTCCTAAATCTCATTTGATATCACCACCAAACGGGACGAATATAAATCAACCATTTTCCTACCTAAAACCAAGTGTGAGTCCTGATCCTAATCTATTCGCTAGGAATACCAGTCCTGATAGGGTGCCTTCTCCTGTTAATAAAATGGATAAGGGGATAGTGTACGCTCACGTGGTAAGAGACAATGACACTCATATCAATAACAGACTAAATAAACAGACTGTCCATAAAACTTACTCACCCTCCAGAGAAAAGTATGGAAACTTCTCAGATGAAGACGAAGGATTAGGATATGAAGAAAGACACAAATTCACTAAAACTCGTATGTACGATTACGATTATaagaataaagaaaatgataatttCAATACATTTGAACCAACATACAACATCACAGACTCTCCTATCAGGCCTAGATTCAGAGAATATAAATTGACAAGCTTCGAAGAATTCGAACCAACATATGCAAACGAATACTCTCCGAAAGAGAAGTCGCCTGATTTGAGTAATCAATACAGAGGAAGAGGCGATGGAATGgacacaaagaaaaaacaatatgagCCAGAAACTACAAAAGTTGATTTGGATTTTAATGAGCTGAGTCACAGACGTCAGCTTTTAGAATCACGACTAAATGCTCGTAGACTCGATCGTGATAGAAATGTTGAAGAGCCTATATCAAGGTATTTACCTGAAGATCCCATATATGAAGCAGAGAAACGTATGCAAGCTACAGAAAGATATGTTAATGAAACAGTTCGTTATTATAGGAACACTTTGGAGAGAGATGGTTTTGCTGAAAGTAGTGTGACAGAGGATTACAATAAGTATGACTCTGATAATCATAAGGTTAAATACAACACTGAAAGCAGAACTTTCCAAAAAGTCCCAAAAGGTGAACTTGATAGACGTGAATTCATCGACAGGTTGGAGCCCAGGTTTAAGGGCAATAAGAAGGATTTCCCGCCTGAGCCTGAGTATGAGCCTCCGAGCTTAGAATCTAACACAGGCAAACCACTGCTCACCCCTGATGAATATAAAGAGAAAAAGTACAAAGCTAAAAAGCAACTTACTTCTAGTCATGATGTTCTTCAAACTGGACAGAAATATAAAGGAAAAGATGAATATTTCGGCAAAAGGAAAGGACATTACTCCTCTAATCCTGAAATTGCGCAAGAACGTGAAGAGGAATACGCTAACCTTCCGAAATATGCAGATTCTTATCACTCATTACGCAGAGCTAAGAACAAGGAGAGATACAAGGAAGAGTTTGGTATGAGACGACACGATTCTGGCGACAGTCGAGAATATTATCGAGATGATAGATCTCCCCGTCGCTATGATATTGACAATCGATTGGTTGATTCGGGGATTGAAAATGATTTCCGAAAAGACTCCAGTGGAGAGATACATAGAACCAGGCACAGGAGACATGAAAGTGATGACGATGTTAGAGACACTTCTTTATTTTTGGCAAGTGAAAGACAGCATACAGAGGATAATTATCCTACTGAACAGATTTACGCCAATGGCGAGTATTTGGCAAGGTTTAAAGATTACAGGGAGGACGGTGTCAGGAAGGAGTATAGGGGGCGAGATAGAAGTGCTGATGAAGGTTCACATTTTGATCCTAAAGTTAACAGATACGAGAAAAGTCCTAGCAGACTCGATGAGAAAGTCAGTGCGAAACCGCCAAAGGCTAAGAAGCTAACTGGACTTGAAAAG ATGAAGCAGCTGTTCTCTCGCGACTCTTCTAAGAAGAGCAAGAAAGAGAAGGAGACTGTCCAGCCAAAGAATCGCACACGGGTGCTCAAGAGCCCTGAACATCTTGCCCATGACGACTCCGACTATAGAAG GTACACCGACCCTGAGCCCAGTGACATCGTGGTGAAGAAGATTGAATACGACTACAAAGCTGATGAGAGGAGGTACAGGAGTTCCAGGGAAGACCTGGACAGGTACAGGAGCTCAGACCCTCGCGATAGTGACCCTGAGAGGAAGTACAGAGAAGAATATAACGGAAG ATATGACAAGACACTAAAAGAAGACAGAAGATACAAGGAGCGCAAAGAGGAGAAGAGACGGTACCACTCTTCGGACAGGGAGAGTGACCGGCAGTCGAGACCTTCTGATGGCGAGAGTGACCTGAGGAAGTCGAGGTCCAGACCATCTGATGTCGAGAGTGACCTGAGGAAGTCGAGGTCCAGACCTTCTGATGGTGAAAGTGACCTCAGGAAGTCGAGGTCCAGACCTTTGGATTCACCCGCTTTG gCTGAACGATACCGCGAGAGACGCAGGCTAGCCACCCCGAGCCCGACGCCCTCCCCCCCGCGCAGGCAGATCGCGCCAACACCCCCCGCATCAGGGAACTGGTTCAAATCCCTCGACAGGCTCACCAGGAAGAAAGGGAAGAGTACTAAG GTGGAAAAAGAGAGCATAATAACAACAGAAGACGAAGCTCCCCGCAAGACGTATCCCAAACCCGCCAAGCCCTTAACTTCACCAGCAAAGAACCTCCGCTTCTTCGGCGACACCGACCCAGACTCTGATGCCAACGTGAAGCCGGTCAACGAAACCAAACGCTACACACACACGAAACACGGCACCTTGAGGAAAACCATCTCAAACTCCAGCACAGGACTTGACGAAGTAGACCACAGCGAACTGACGAACAAGAGCTACTCCTTATCAAATCTCCACAGAGAAGACAAAAGCGAATCGCCAAactcaaaacaatacaaaaggaACCTTCAGAATATATCAGAAATTCAGAGTAATTCGGAGACAGAGAGTCAGTTTGATAGGAAAGTGAATTCGAAACCGCCTATCAGTCCGTATGAGAGGTCCAGGAGTCAAAGCAACTCGAAGACGTTGAAGGGATCTAAGGGTGACGTGAGGAGGAGACACGATGAACGGGGCAGCTCATCTGAACTGAGAGGAAGCAAGCAGGAGCTTAGCAGGGAAATGAA ACATCGCCGTAGAACCCCCGTCACGAACTCCGGAGAGAGCAGCACCGAGGGAGACTCCAGCCACCAGTCACAGCGCAGCGTCGTCTATCTACATGCTACTACAG TTGGCGACATTCCGGACCCCGGCCGCATCACACGCAACCGTTCCCGAGATGACGTCTCTTCAGTAAACTCCTCAAATCTTCAAGTACGGAGCACCACGAAGAGCTTCTCAATATTCGCGCCTTGGACCCCCAAACATTACAACGACCAACACGACGTACACTACGCACAACGACCGAGGAAGGCCAAACCCAAAGAAATCGTCAAGAAGGCATCCTCAACGAGAACGCTAACAGAAGACAAGCCAGccactttacaaaaaaataaatcgtaCAGCCAAACTACGCTGACTCGCAGACCACAAAATAGTCGGCTGACCAGCTCTAGCACAACACTATACAAGAAGTCTGACAAACGAAACAAAGAAAGGGAGAGTAGCAGCACTACGCCACGAAAGTCAGTCACTAGGGATGGGAAGAAAAGTCAATCGAGCGAGTTGATTAGCCGAGAGAGCGACCGAGAAAGGGTCTCTCGGTCAATATCGATGCCTaaagacaataataaaaaagcgGGCTGGTTTAAACTgtccagtaaaaataaaaaacctgaaattAATACAAGAGTACGCTAA